A stretch of Mastacembelus armatus chromosome 1, fMasArm1.2, whole genome shotgun sequence DNA encodes these proteins:
- the crebbpa gene encoding CREB-binding protein isoform X3, with protein MAENLLDVVGPPNSKRPKLNSPALSASDGQDLGSLSWDDLENDLPDELIPNGGDMSMMGGMPSNGGAAPGSGGPVGTPAGLGGGGAPVVPDAAAKHKQLSELLRAGNTSSITGTGLNSASPQPGGMGPQLGTPLGKSPLGQGSPNNHPSPQSQKAGTPTGVAGQNNNNNAATMGLNTTGFNQAMINNSQGHAGLLAQGGQPQPGQVMNGGLGPGAGRGRGAGVAGMQFQGSAMQGATPGPGGTGSALADTLTQGGQQMGAHATLSAAQQTGNMNKQLQQQPQQQSAMLTLAGGGGVAVPSAGPTADPEKRKLIQQQLVLLLHAHKCQRREQANGEVRACVLPHCRTMKNVLNHMTHCQAGKSCQVAHCASSRQIISHWKNCTRHDCPVCLPLKNASDKRTQQPMLSSPSTGLQNPMSSVGVGQPSAPTINTSAPIDPSSMQRAYAALGLPYSSQATGQTQTQQAPGPGQTGAQNTQAQQQQQLSQQMRPINSVGNQMTLGGATIGVSTSEQTNLHTDSLPNTLNTNNQLLSDASAVGSMGNLPTAAPVSATGTRKAWHEHVTQDLRNHLVHKLVQAIFPTPDPAALKDRRMENLVAYARKVEGDMYESANSRDEYYHFLAEKIYKIQKELEEKRRSRLQKQIINQAPMAGQGTQQPGLPQPNAIGPRPQNGPVPLPNMPNQIMNRMQVSQGIQFNHMALPNTQMSQAPMGARAVSPMNHPPQMNISSVPAMGMSPSRMPQAQGMMAGHGGGNMVGQTASQGQFLAQTQFPPGAAAVAATAAMNVTVGPGMGQPQAQAAVTQQQQQSANLPMNALGPSLGPQLASSQTPLHSTPPPAASSASTAGGATNLPHPQPSSRSSTPTLPGPAPIQGATPPCPTQPQPQVELPAAAQTQPLPQPPATPLSQPGASLDNRVPTPASATSADLHSQHVGADLPIQEIKTETHHDQQEFEAAGGKTEPKMEIEDDSASTLVKKEEPEEKPEPMEVEEKKPDMKTEVKEEEEGGANNTTSSSPSQSRRKIFKPEELRQALMPTLESLYRQDPESLPFRQPVDPMLLGIPDYFDIVKNPIDLSTIKRKLDTGQYQEPWQYVEDVWLMFNNAWLYNRKTSRVYKYCSKLAEVFESEIDPVMQGLGYCCGRKFEFSPQTLCCYGKQLCTIPTGGTYYSYQNRYHFCEKCFNEIQGESVTLGDDPAQPQTMISKDQFERKKNDVLDPEPFVECKDCGRKMHQICVLHYEVIWPSGFICDNCSKKSGKARKENKFTAKRLQSTRLGMYIEDRVNKYLKRQNHPEAGEVFVRVVASSDKTVEVKPGMKARFVDTGEMSEAFPYRTKALFAFEEIDGVDVCFFGMHVQEYGSDCPFPNTRRVYISYLDSIHFFRPRILRTAVYHEILIGYLEYVKKLGYAQGHIWACPPSEGDDYIFHCHPPDQKIPKPKRLQEWYRKMLDKAFAERILHDYKDIFKQATEDRLTSANELPYFEGDFWPNVLEESIKELEQEEEERKKEENTAASETPEGTPGDSKNAKKKNNKKTNKNKSSISRANKKKPGMPNVANDLSQKLYATMEKHKEVFFVIHLHSGPMVNTLPPIVDPDPLLSCDLMDGRDAFLTLARDKHWEFSSLRRCKWSTMCMLVELHNQGQDRFVYTCNECKHHVETRWHCTVCEDFDLCINCYNTKGHEHQMVKWGLGLDDDNNSQSGEASKSPQESRRLSIQRCIQSLVHACQCRNANCSLPSCQKMKRVVQHTKGCKRKTNGGCPVCKQLIALCCYHAKHCQENKCPVPFCLNIKHKLRQQQLQHRLQQAQLMRRRMASMQGRTMPLPSPPASAAPSTPTSHAQPNTPQTPQQPLSNQPQTPNSAGVMSPSFPNAPRNGQPQTPVSQGKPGPQASPLHQQQSPVPQQPQPPQQLQQQQPPIAAVKMARQIEMMAQAQQNQQNYRVNGLPMNPQQTQRMTGPMQPPMQMVPGPRGPQVMPPSMAPGQWPGAAGPMQAAQTQQPSLVPGQTPQQAMTIQRPMMPPGQQPQPGQRMLIPQQPGVRPQTPQRPGAIAPNALQDLLRTLKSPSSPQQQQQVLNILKSNPQLMAAFIKQRTAKYHANQPQQQQQQQQTGQQQQPGMPAMAIPGGPVQRPGMPSQQPQQPPAQGMAALGAQGQIMNTQYQEMYRHHHLLRQQQPQPQQLQQQPQPQPQQLQQQQQQQQQQQQQQQQQQQQQQQQQQQQQQQQQQQQQQQQQQQQQQQQQQKQQQGVMAQGHPGQFPAQVQGAAATFSQLRMQQQQQQIAMQAGTGAAGGPIGQLPPMAQMAQSGMGMDSTQNLLHQRMLQQQQQQQQQQQLPQQQQAVLKQQMGSPAQPSPMSPKTHLLAGQAQGGAHLPGQPALANALSNQVRSPAPVQSPCPPSQQQPQPQPPHSSPSPQVQNQPQPSPQHPPHSGSPHRGLGGPLQSMEQGHLGTPEQSAMLPQLNTPNRGGLNSELGMVGDATGDTLEKFVEGL; from the exons ATGGCTGAAAACCTGCTGGACGTCGTCGGACCTCCCAACTCTAAGCGGCCGAAGCTGAATTCACCTGCCCTGTCGGCGTCTGATGGACAAG ATTTGGGCTCTCTGTCCTGGGATGATTTGGAGAATGACCTTCCAGATGAGTTGATCCCTAATGGGGGAGATATGAGCATGATGGGTGGGATGCCTTCAAATGGTGGAGCAGCCCCTGGCAGTGGGGGACCAGTTGGCACTCCAGCAGGCCTTGGGGGTGGTGGTGCACCTGTTGTCCCGGACGCAGCCGCCAAGCATAAGCAGCTCTCAGAGCTCCTTCGAGCTGGTAACACCTCAAGTATAACAGGTACAGGGCTGAACTCAGCTAGCCCTCAGCCAGGTGGTATGGGGCCTCAACTGGGCACGCCGCTGGGCAAGAGCCCCCTTGGACAGGGCTCCCCCAACAACCACCCATCCCCCCAGTCCCAAAAAGCAGGAACGCCAACAGGAGTAGCAGGACagaacaataacaacaatgctgCAACAATGGGCTTAAACACAACAGGCTTCAACCAGGCTATGATTAATAATAGCCAGGGCCATGCTGGGCTTCTGGCCCAGGGAGGGCAGCCCCAACCTGGGCAGGTGATGAACGGTGGTCTAGGACCAGGAGCTGGGAGAGGACGTGGTGCAGGAGTAGCAGGCATGCAGTTCCAGGGATCTGCAATGCAGGGAGCCACACCAGGGCCAGGGGGTACAGGGAGTGCATTGGCGGACACACTTACGCAGGGGGGGCAGCAGATGGGAGCTCACGCCACCCTCAGTGCAGCTCAGCAAACAGGCAACATGAACAAG CAActccagcagcagcctcagcagcagtCAGCGATGCTCACCCTGGCTGGTGGTGGAGGTGTGGCAGTGCCTTCAGCGGGCCCCACAGCCGACCCAGAGAAACGCAAGCTtatccagcagcagctggtccTGCTGCTTCATGCACACAAGTGCCAGCGACGGGAACAGGCTAACGGGGAGGTGAGAGCCTGTGTCCTGCCTCACTGCCGCACCATGAAGAACGTCCTCAACCACATGACCCACTGCCAGGCTGGAAAATCCTGTCAGG tggCTCACTGTGCGTCATCCAGACAGATCATCTCCCACTGGAAAAATTGCACACGACACGACTGTCCCGTATGTCTGCCGCTGAAGAACGCCAGCGACAAGCGCACCCAGCAGC CCATGCTGAGCTCTCCCAGTACAGGCCTCCAGAACCCCATGTCCTCAGTTGGTGTGGGCCAACCCAGTGCTCCTACCATCAATACCTCAGCCCCCATAGACCCCAGCTCCATGCAGAGAGCCTATGCGGCACTTGGGCTGCCCTACAGCAGTCAGGCCACCGGGCAGACCCAAACCCAGCAGGCCCCTGGCCCAGGACAGACAGGGGCTCAGAACACACAGGcccagcaacaacagcaactttCGCAGCAGATGAGGCCCATTAATTCAGTTG GTAACCAGATGACTCTTGGAGGTGCCACAATTGGCGTGTCCACTTCAGAACAGACAAACTTGCACACAGACTCCCTTCCCAACACACTCAACACTAACAA TCAGCTGCTGTCAGATGCGTCAGCTGTGGGATCAATGGGCAACCTACCCACAGCAGCACCTGTCTCTGCCACAGGTACCAGAAAGGCCTGGCATGAGCATGTCACTCAGGACCTGCGCAATCACCTCGTACACAAACT AGTACAAGCCATATTCCCTACCCCTGACCCAGCAGCTTTGAAGGACAGGCGAATGGAGAACCTGGTGGCCTACGCCAGAAAGGTGGAGGGGGACATGTACGAGTCAGCTAACAGCCGG GATGAGTATTATCATTTCCTGGctgaaaaaatatacaaaatccAAAAGGAACTGGAAGAGAAAAGACGTTCAAGGCTACAAAAGCAGATCATCAACCAGGCCCCTATGGCTGGCCAGGGCACCCAGCAGCCTGGTCTCCCTCAGCCCAATGCAATTGGCCCAAGGCCGCAGA aTGGACCTGTTCCTCTGCCCAACATGCCAAATCAGATCATGAATCGCATGCAGGTTTCACAAG GAATCCAGTTCAACCACATGGCTCTGCCCAACACCCAGATGTCCCAGGCACCCATGGGAGCCCGAGCTGTTTCACCCATGAACCATCCACCGCAAATGAACATTAGCTCCGTCCCAGCG ATGGGCATGTCTCCCTCCAGGATGCCCCAGGCCCAGGGCATGATGGCTGGACACGGTGGCGGCAACATGGTGGGCCAGACGGCCAGCCAGGGACAGTTTCTGGCTCAGACCCAGTTTCCTCCAGGAGCTGCTGCCGTTGCTGCAACGGCTGCCATGAATGTAACTGTGGGGCCTGGCATGGGTCAGCCACAGGCACAGGCTGCTGTCACCCAG cagcagcagcagagcgcTAACCTCCCCATGAATGCACTTGGCCCTTCACTGGGCCCTCAGCTAGCCTCTTCCCAAACCCCCTTGCACTCCACGCCTCCGCCTGCTGCCTCCTCTGCCTCCACGGCTGGGGGGGCCACTAACCTGCCGCACCCCCAGCCCTCCAGCCGCAGCTCCACCCCCACTCTCCCTGGCCCTGCCCCAATCCAGGGTGCCACCCCGCCCTGCCCCACCCAGCCCCAACCTCAGGTGGAGCTCCCCGCAGCAGCACAGACGCAGCCGCTGCCTCAGCCCCCTGCCACGCCG ctgtCTCAGCCAGGAGCCAGTTTGGATAACCGTGTGCCCACGCCGGCCTCAGCCACGAGCGCCGATCTGCACTCGCAGCATGTTGGAGCGGACCTGCCCATTCAGGAAATCAAAACAGAGACGCACCATGACCAGCAGGAGTTTGAGGCCGCTGGCGGCAAAACTGAGCCCAAGATGGAG ATTGAGGACGACTCTGCATCAACGttggtgaagaaggaggagccAGAGGAAAAGCCAGAGCCAATGGAGGTAGAGGAGAAAAAGCCGGACATGAAGACAGAAGtcaaggaggaggaagagggtggAGCCAACAACACAACCTCCTCATCCCCCTCTCAGTCACGGAGAAAAA tctTTAAACCAGAGGAGTTGCGCCAGGCTCTAATGCCGACTCTGGAGTCTCTCTACAGGCAGGATCCTGAGTCACTGCCCTTCAGACAGCCAGTAGACCCCATGCTTCTGGGTATCCCA GACTACTTTGACATTGTTAAGAACCCAATAGATTTGTCCACAATAAAGCGAAAGCTCGACACAGGCCAATACCAAGAGCCCTGGCAGTATGTGGAAGATGTCTGGCTGATGTTTAACAATGCTTGGCTTTACAACCGCAAGACTTCACGTGTCTACAAATACTGCTCCAAGCTGGCTGAGGTGTTTGAGTCGGAGATCGACCCAGTCATGCAGGGCCTGGGCTACTGCTGCGGGAGGAAG TTCGAGTTCTCCCCTCAAACCCTCTGTTGCTATGGCAAGCAACTCTGCACCATACCCACTGGAGGCACATACTACAGTTACCAGAACAG GTATCATTTCTGTGAAAAGTGCTTTAATGAGATTCAGGGGGAAAGTGTGACATTAGGAGATGATCCTGCCCAGCCACAGAC GATGATATCAAAAGACCAGTTTGAGCGAAAGAAGAATGACGTACTTGACCCTGAACC gTTTGTTGAATGTAAAGATTGTGGACGGAAGATGCACCAAATATGCGTCTTACACTACGAGGTCATTTGGCCGTCTGG ATTCATCTGTGACAACTGTTCGAAGAAGAGTGGAAAAGcaagaaaggaaaacaagttCACTGCAAAAA GGCTGCAGTCGACACGACTGGGAATGTACATAGAGGACCGTGTGAATAAATACTTGAAGAGACAGAACCACCCGGAGGCCGGAGAGGTGTTTGTGCGAGTGGTGGCGAGCTCCGACAAAACAGTAGAGGTTAAACCAGGCATGAAAGCCAG GTTTGTTGACACGGGTGAGATGTCTGAGGCCTTTCCCTACAGAACCAAAGCACTTTTCGCATTTGAGGAGATTGATGGTGTTGATGTTTGCTTCTTTGGCATGCATGTGCAGGAATATGGGTCAGACTGCCCATTCCCTAACACTAG ACGAGTCTACATATCATACCTTGACAGTATTCACTTCTTCAGACCTCGGATTCTACGAACAGCAGTGTACCATGAGATCCTCATCGGCTATCTAGAATATGTCAAAAAACTCGG GTACGCCCAGGGCCACATCTGGGCATGTCCTCCCAGTGAAGGAGACGACTACATCTTCCACTGCCATCCCCCTGATCAGAAGATCCCCAAGCCTAAGAGGCTACAGGAGTGGTACAGGAAGATGCTGGACAAGGCCTTTGCAGAGAGGATCCTACATGACTACAAA GACATCTTCAAGCAGGCGACAGAGGACCGACTGACCAGTGCCAATGAGCTGCCATACTTCGAAGGCGACTTCTGGCCCAATGTTTTGGAGGAGAGCATCaaggagctggagcaggaggaggaggagaggaagaaggaggagaacaCAGCTGCTTCTGAAACCCCTGAG GGTACACCAGGCGACAGCAAAAAcgcaaagaagaaaaacaacaagaagaccaacaaaaacaagagcAGCATTAGCCGAGCCAATAAGAAGAAGCCTGGGATGCCGAATGTAGCCAATGATCTGTCCCAAAAACTGTACGCCACCATGGAGAAGCACAAAGAG GTGTTCTTTGTGATCCATCTGCACTCTGGTCCCATGGTCAACACTCTGCCTCCCATTGTTGACCCTGACCCCTTGCTCTCGTGTGACCTGATGGATGGCCGTGATGCCTTCCTGACTCTAGCCAGGGACAAGCACTGGGAGTTCAGTTCCCTCAGGAGGTGCAAGTGGAGCACCATGTGCATGCTGGTTGAGCTGCACAACCAGGGACAGGACCGCTTTGTTTACACCTGCAACGAGTGTAAGCACCATGTGGAGACTCGCTGGCACTGCACAGTGTGTGAG GACTTTGATCTTTGCATCAACTGTTATAATACAAAGGGCCACGAGCACCAGATGGTGAAATGGGGTCTCGGGCTGGACGACGACAACAACAGCCAGAGTGGAGAGGCCTCAAAGAGCCCACAGGAGAGCCGGCGCCTAAGTATACAACGCTGCATCCAGTCCCTGGTCCACGCTTGTCAGTGTCGCAACGCCAACTGTTCTCTACCATCCTGCCAGAAGATGAAGAGAGTGGTTCAACACACCAAGGGCTGCAAGCGCAAAACCAATGGTGGCTGCCCTGTGTGCAAGCAACTTATTGCTTTATGCTGTTACCATGCAAAGCACTGTCAGGAGAACAAGTGTCCTGTCCCGTTCTGTCTGAACATCAAGCACAAGCTTCgccaacagcagctgcagcacagactcCAGCAGGCCCAGCTGATGAGGAGAAGAATGGCCAGTATGCAAGGCCGAACCATGCCACTACCTTCCCCCCCGGCCTCAGCTGCCCCCAGCACTCCCACTTCCCATGCCCAGCCCAACACTCCCCAGACGCCCCAGCAGCCACTCTCCAATCAACCACAGACTCCCAACTCAGCTGGTGTTATGTCCCCCTCTTTCCCCAACGCTCCTCGCAATGGCCAACCTCAAACACCGGTGTCCCAGGGTAAACCTGGCCCCCAGGCTTCCCCTCTTCACCAGCAGCAGTCCCCTGTCCCCCAGCAACCCCAGCCACCTCAGCAgctacagcaacagcagcctccGATTGCTGCCGTCAAGATGGCACGGCAAATCGAGATGATGGCACAGGCCCAGCAGAACCAGCAGAACTACCGGGTGAATGGTTTGCCCATGAACCCCCAGCAAACACAGCGCATGACCGGACCTATGCAACCACCAATGCAAATGGTGCCAGGCCCACGGGGACCACAGGTCATGCCACCCAGCATGGCCCCAGGACAGTGGCCTGGAGCTGCAGGGCCCATGCAGGCAGCTCAAACTCAACAACCAAGCCTTGTCCCAGGCCAGACCCCACAGCAGGCAATGACCATACAGCGACCCATGATGCCCCCAGGGCAGCAACCTCAGCCAGGCCAGAGGATGCTGATACCACAGCAGCCCGGTGTCCGACCTCAAACACCCCAGAGACCTGGTGCTATAGCCCCCAATGCCTTGCAGGACCTTCTCCGCACCCTCAAGTCTCCCAGCTcgccacagcaacagcagcaagtCCTCAACATCCTCAAATCAAACCCTCAGCTAATGGCCGCTTTCATCAAACAGCGAACAGCCAAGTATCATGCCAACCAGccgcagcaacagcagcagcagcagcaaaccgGTCAGCAACAACAGCCTGGCATGCCAGCCATGGCCATCCCTGGAGGGCCAGTGCAGAGGCCGGGGATGCCCTCTCAGCAGCCCCAGCAGCCTCCTGCACAGGGCATGGCAGCATTAGGGGCTCAGGGGCAGATCATGAATACCCAGTACCAGGAGATGTACCGTCATCATCATCTCTTAAGACAGCAGCAACCGCAACCGCAGCAATTGCAACAGCAACCGCAACCGCAACCGCAGCaattgcagcagcagcagcagcagcagcagcagcagcagcagcagcagcagcagcagcagcagcagcagcaacagcaacagcaacagcagcagcagcagcagcaacaacaacaacagcaacaacaacagcagcaacaacagcaacaacaacagcagaagcagcagcagggagtGATGGCTCAGGGCCACCCTGGCCAGTTCCCCGCTCAGGTGCAGGGTGCAGCAGCTACATTCTCACAGCTCCGCatgcagcaacagcaacaacaaatagCCATGCAGGCAGGCACAGGAGCAGCTGGGGGGCCCATAGGCCAGCTCCCACCCATGGCTCAGATGGCCCAGTCTGGTATGGGAATGGACTCCACCCAGAACTTGCTGCATCAACGAATgcttcaacagcagcagcagcagcaacagcagcaacaacttcctcagcagcagcaggccgTCCTCAAGCAGCAGATGGGCTCCCCTGCCCAGCCCAGCCCAATGAGCCCCAAAACGCATTTGCTGGCTGGCCAGGCCCAGGGTGGAGCCCACCTCCCTGGCCAGCCTGCACTGGCCAATGCCCTTAGCAACCAGGTTCGTTCTCCCGCACCAGTCCAGTCCCCTTGTCCGCCCTCGCAACAGCAACCGCAGCCGCAGCCGCCACATTCCAGTCCCTCACCCCAGGTCCAGAATCAGCCTCAACCCTCACCCCAGCACCCACCACACTCGGGTTCCCCACACCGAGGACTCGGGGGCCCGTTGCAGTCCATGGAGCAGGGACACTTGGGGACACCAGAACAGAGCGCCATGCTACCGCAGCTTAACACACCCAATAGAGGGGGGCTAAACAGTGAATTGGGGATGGTGGGAGATGCTACAGGGGACACTCTGGAGAAGTTTGTGGAGGGATTGTAG